In a genomic window of Amyelois transitella isolate CPQ chromosome 29, ilAmyTran1.1, whole genome shotgun sequence:
- the LOC106135632 gene encoding 3-oxoacyl-[acyl-carrier-protein] reductase FabG-like, whose amino-acid sequence MSFNNKVVLVTGASSGIGAATAVLFAKEGADVVIVARNEVKLKEVEEDCTKVGKKPLVIKADVCKDDDVKRIINDTIEKFNKLDVLINNAGITRFGRILDGKITESFDELINTNLRAVVKLTTLAAPFLIKTKGNIVNVSSIAGITINTINMGGYCTTKAALSHFSRVSALELAPHGVRVNIVSPGPVYSDILENAGITTKVEDVAGKTALNNRVSEPEEIADLILFLASEKAKGITGSDYVSDNGYLLLN is encoded by the coding sequence ATGAGTTTTAACAATAAAGTTGTCCTTGTAACTGGCGCTAGCTCTGGTATTGGAGCGGCCACAGCTGTTCTTTTCGCGAAAGAAGGCGCTGATGTCGTGATCGTAGCAAGGAACGAAGTGAAACTGAAGGAAGTGGAAGAAGATTGTACCAAAGTCGGTAAAAAACCATTAGTCATCAAAGCTGATGTGTGTAAAGACGATGACGTCAAAAGAATCATTAATGATACTatagaaaaatttaacaaactcGACGTGCTTATAAACAATGCTGGCATTACAAGATTTGGAAGGATTCTCGATGGAAAAATAACGGAATCATTCGACGagttaattaatacaaatttgCGTGCAGTGGTTAAATTGACAACTTTAGCCGCAccatttctaattaaaaccAAAGGTAACATTGTAAACGTATCAAGCATTGCTGGGATAACCATTAACACTATAAATATGGGTGGATACTGTACAACAAAGGCCGCTTTGAGTCATTTCTCTAGAGTTTCAGCATTGGAATTAGCGCCTCACGGGGTGAGAGTGAATATTGTAAGTCCCGGACCCGTTTATAGTGATATACTTGAGAACGCTGGTATAACAACGAAGGTTGAAGATGTTGCAGGCAAAACAGCGTTGAATAACAGGGTTTCTGAGCCTGAAGAAATAGCagatttgattttgtttttggccAGTGAGAAGGCGAAAGGTATAACTGGTTCAGATTATGTGAGCGACAATGGTTACTTATTGTTGAACTAG
- the LOC106135633 gene encoding 3-oxoacyl-[acyl-carrier-protein] reductase FabG-like, giving the protein MSFKNKVVIVTGASSGIGASTAVLFAKEGADVVIVARNEIKLKKVEEDCAKVGKKPLIIKADVSNDDDVKRIIDDTIAKYKKIDVLVNNAGIARIGTILDGSVPKIYDLLMNTNVRSVVQLTTLAAPHLVKTKGNIVNVSSVSGITINNAEMGTYCTTKAALSHFSRATALELASHGVRVNIVSPGPVYTDIIENSGLDKSFEELGANTALNNRISRPEEIADLILYLASEKAVGITGSNFVSDNGMLLLK; this is encoded by the coding sequence ATGAGTTTCAAAAACAAAGTTGTCATTGTTACTGGTGCTAGTTCCGGTATCGGCGCATCCACAGCTGTTCTGTTCGCGAAAGAAGGCGCCGATGTAGTCATTGTAGCTAGAAAcgaaataaaactgaagaaaGTAGAAGAAGACTGCGCTAAAGTCGGAAAAAAACCTTTAATCATCAAAGCTGATGTATCAAATGACGATGACGTTAAAAGAATAATTGATGATACAATTGCTAAGTACAAAAAGATTGATGTACTCGTGAATAATGCCGGCATAGCGAGAATCGGAACCATTCTCGATGGGTCCGTTCCAAAAATTTACGATTTACTTATGAATACAAACGTACGATCAGTTGTTCAGCTGACAACTTTAGCCGCTCCGCATTTGGTCAAAACTAAAGGTAACATAGTAAATGTTTCAAGCGTATCTGGCATAACGATCAATAATGCAGAAATGGGTACATATTGTACTACTAAAGCTGCTTTAAGTCATTTTTCAAGAGCAACAGCGTTGGAATTGGCATCACATGGAGTAAGAGTGAATATTGTGAGTCCTGGGCCTGTTTATACTGATATCATTGAAAATTCTGGCCTAGACAAGTCTTTTGAAGAATTAGGAGCCAATACAGCGTTGAACAACAGAATATCTAGACCAGAAGAGATAGCAGACTTGATTTTGTACTTAGCTAGTGAAAAGGCTGTGGGTATCACTGGTTCCAACTTTGTATCAGATAATGGTATGcttttattaaagtaa